A section of the Cuniculiplasma divulgatum genome encodes:
- a CDS encoding 50S ribosomal protein L21e: protein MVKMSHGSRAGSRSKMTKRYNERGLPAVTRFLQEFKEGDLAAINIEPSIHAGMPYHGFQGLTGRITGKQGGCYLVTVKIGGVHKQILAGPVHLKRISGN from the coding sequence ATGGTTAAGATGTCGCATGGCTCTAGAGCGGGCTCCAGAAGCAAAATGACAAAACGATATAATGAAAGAGGACTCCCTGCGGTAACGCGTTTTCTTCAGGAGTTCAAGGAAGGGGATCTTGCAGCTATAAATATTGAGCCGTCCATTCATGCAGGGATGCCTTATCATGGTTTTCAGGGCCTTACAGGCAGGATCACTGGAAAGCAGGGTGGATGTTACCTGGTCACCGTGAAGATCGGCGGAGTTCACAAGCAGATACTGGCTGGTCCCGTTCATCTCAAGAGAATTAGTGGGAACTAA